Proteins encoded within one genomic window of Gloeobacter kilaueensis JS1:
- the pheS gene encoding phenylalanine--tRNA ligase subunit alpha → MKDQLDALQLEALGAIHSAADLNVLERIRVDFLGKKGRLSAILGGMGRLSTEERPLVGALANKVKARIEEALEAQRLDLEEQQIARRLEAEHIDVTMPGRFVPPGRLHPLTSTTDRIVDVFVGLGFTVATGPQIETDYYNFEALNTPADHPARDMQDTFYLSDGLVLRTQTSSVQIRYMEENEPPIRICAPGRVYRRDQVTNRHSPVFHQVEILAVDEEITFGDLKGTLTFFTQELFGDRPVRFRPSYFPFTEPSAEVDVQCRFCGGRGCRVCSHTGWLEIAGCGMVDPNVFQAVGYDPEKVQGFAAGMGIERIAMLLYDISDIRLFYTNDWRFLRQF, encoded by the coding sequence ATGAAAGATCAACTTGACGCACTGCAACTTGAGGCACTGGGAGCGATCCACAGTGCGGCGGATCTGAATGTACTGGAGCGCATCCGCGTCGATTTTTTGGGCAAAAAAGGCAGGCTCTCGGCGATTTTGGGAGGTATGGGCCGTCTGAGCACCGAGGAGCGTCCGCTTGTCGGTGCCCTCGCCAACAAAGTCAAAGCCCGGATCGAGGAAGCGCTCGAAGCCCAGCGGCTCGATCTCGAAGAACAGCAGATTGCCAGGCGTCTGGAAGCCGAGCACATCGACGTGACGATGCCGGGCCGCTTCGTGCCGCCCGGACGGCTGCATCCGCTCACCTCCACCACCGATCGAATCGTCGATGTCTTCGTCGGCTTAGGTTTCACCGTCGCCACCGGCCCCCAGATCGAGACAGATTATTACAACTTCGAGGCGCTCAACACACCTGCCGACCACCCGGCCCGCGACATGCAGGACACGTTTTATCTGAGCGACGGGCTGGTCCTGCGTACCCAGACTTCCTCCGTCCAGATTCGCTACATGGAGGAAAACGAGCCGCCCATCCGCATCTGTGCCCCCGGACGGGTCTACCGCCGCGACCAGGTGACCAATCGCCATTCGCCGGTCTTTCACCAGGTCGAGATTCTCGCCGTCGATGAGGAGATCACCTTCGGCGATCTCAAGGGCACCCTGACGTTCTTTACGCAGGAGCTGTTCGGCGATCGGCCCGTGCGCTTTCGGCCCAGCTACTTTCCTTTTACCGAACCGTCGGCGGAGGTCGATGTCCAGTGCCGCTTCTGTGGAGGCAGGGGCTGCCGCGTCTGCTCCCACACCGGCTGGCTTGAGATCGCCGGTTGTGGCATGGTCGATCCAAATGTCTTTCAGGCCGTGGGCTACGATCCAGAAAAGGTGCAGGGTTTTGCGGCGGGCATGGGCATCGAGCGCATCGCCATGCTCCTCTACGACATCAGCGACATCCGCCTTTTTTACACCAACGACTGGCGTTTTTTGCGCCAGTTCTAG
- a CDS encoding M24 family metallopeptidase has product MKKTILVLLLLLVAALPVRANPLQPFGTQREQAERQQQWLSRRIETVLPQLMRRYGVDMWVIPMREYNEDPVFSALVSPTTFSARRRTIYVFFDRGPRLGIERLALGGGSQGGVYTAMRSEKQVEGATGTRSAELWGDEQWLALKDVIEHRQPRTIAIDISRTFAFADGLSAGEYEGMSEALGPKWTSRFRRAEGLAVDLIASRLPEEEPFYRQLNELTWQMIQTAFSSKVIVPGLTRTSDVVWWMRQFIAERGLGVWFQPTVDLQRQGATEEQLGEDPVIQKGDLLHCDTGIVALRLQTDTQHLAYVLKDGESDAPAGLKAALAHSNRLQDIVLAEIRPGRTGNEVLRAAQSKMREAGIDGTIYSHPIGLNGHGAGPLIGLWDHQEGVSGRGDHAVIGGEWFAVELQATTPVSEWGGQRVRSAQEEDIIVDAAGKPRWAYQRQDRFWLVR; this is encoded by the coding sequence ATGAAAAAAACGATCCTCGTCCTGTTGTTGCTTTTGGTGGCTGCCCTGCCGGTTCGGGCGAATCCCCTGCAACCGTTTGGCACCCAGCGCGAGCAGGCCGAACGGCAGCAGCAGTGGCTCTCCCGGCGCATCGAAACTGTGCTGCCCCAGTTGATGCGCCGCTATGGCGTCGATATGTGGGTGATCCCGATGCGCGAGTACAACGAAGATCCGGTCTTCAGCGCTCTGGTGTCGCCGACGACTTTCTCCGCCCGCCGCCGGACGATCTATGTCTTTTTTGATCGTGGCCCCCGGCTGGGGATCGAACGCCTTGCCCTGGGCGGCGGTTCCCAGGGCGGTGTCTATACGGCAATGCGCTCCGAAAAACAGGTAGAAGGGGCGACGGGCACCCGCTCAGCCGAGCTGTGGGGCGACGAGCAGTGGCTGGCTCTCAAAGACGTGATCGAACATCGGCAGCCGCGCACGATCGCCATCGACATCTCGCGCACCTTTGCCTTCGCCGACGGCCTGAGCGCTGGGGAGTACGAGGGGATGAGCGAAGCGCTCGGCCCAAAATGGACGAGCCGTTTCAGGCGGGCCGAAGGTCTGGCGGTGGACCTCATCGCCAGTCGGCTGCCGGAGGAGGAACCGTTCTACCGCCAGCTCAACGAACTCACCTGGCAGATGATTCAGACCGCCTTTTCAAGCAAAGTGATTGTCCCCGGCCTCACCCGCACCAGCGACGTGGTCTGGTGGATGCGCCAGTTCATCGCCGAGCGCGGCCTGGGGGTCTGGTTTCAGCCCACAGTCGATCTACAGCGGCAGGGAGCGACGGAGGAGCAGTTGGGCGAAGACCCGGTGATTCAAAAAGGTGACCTATTGCACTGCGACACCGGCATCGTCGCCCTCCGATTGCAGACCGATACCCAGCATCTGGCCTACGTCCTCAAAGACGGCGAGAGCGATGCCCCAGCCGGATTAAAGGCCGCCCTCGCCCACTCCAACCGCCTTCAGGACATTGTTCTAGCTGAGATCCGGCCCGGTCGCACCGGCAACGAGGTGCTGAGAGCCGCCCAATCGAAGATGCGCGAGGCCGGCATCGACGGCACGATCTACTCCCATCCGATCGGGCTTAACGGCCACGGGGCCGGGCCCCTCATCGGCCTCTGGGATCATCAGGAGGGCGTGAGTGGCCGGGGCGATCATGCGGTGATCGGCGGTGAATGGTTCGCCGTCGAACTGCAGGCGACGACGCCGGTGAGCGAATGGGGTGGTCAGCGGGTGCGATCGGCTCAGGAAGAGGATATTATCGTCGATGCTGCCGGCAAACCGCGCTGGGCCTACCAGCGGCAGGACCGCTTCTGGCTGGTGCGCTAG
- a CDS encoding DUF6220 domain-containing protein yields the protein MAASKILQQQRLPSRWSQGGFLVVAVLLNLFLIAQLISVGLAVFQEPGWWNLHVLLVHSFGGLAILLLGWALLEPFGRKILGLSIGLAVLLGLQFLTIHLGPPLNVLHPLNGFLLFSTSSTLVHYAWRAFFKRPASEV from the coding sequence ATGGCAGCTTCTAAGATTTTGCAACAACAACGCCTCCCCAGCCGCTGGAGCCAGGGCGGGTTTCTGGTGGTGGCTGTGCTGTTGAATCTGTTTTTGATCGCTCAGCTCATCAGCGTCGGGCTCGCCGTCTTTCAGGAGCCCGGCTGGTGGAACCTGCACGTGCTACTGGTGCACAGTTTCGGTGGCCTTGCGATCCTGCTGCTCGGCTGGGCACTACTGGAGCCTTTTGGCCGCAAGATTCTGGGCTTGAGCATCGGGCTTGCGGTCCTGCTCGGCCTACAGTTTCTCACGATTCACCTCGGTCCGCCCTTGAATGTGCTCCATCCCTTGAACGGCTTTTTGCTGTTTTCGACTTCCAGCACGCTCGTGCATTACGCCTGGCGCGCTTTTTTTAAGCGTCCGGCAAGCGAGGTCTAG
- a CDS encoding glycerophosphodiester phosphodiesterase family protein, translated as MPSPLPEKRPLIIAHRGASALVPENTLPAIEKALDLRVDGIELDLYLSRDSQVIISHDPGPLPGKCRLRTASLPADPPFWSSLTLSAIQDNYIADCSLVTVQFKEEGPLYTGRLAPEIMRNVRSIFAPPSLDQVFALLRAYASLGAEQTDYLQRLRLFLEIKRTPFYDPLWLGPGADRFEQSLIEAVERWHFCENVIVLSFTVRALQTISQHWSALQTGLLTAHTPINLLADTRYLKTQIWCPAYQSLDRAAVLRAKDAGLLVIPWTVNSVAEMNILIEWGADGIIADAAHSLLAFWR; from the coding sequence ATGCCCTCGCCCCTACCTGAAAAGCGGCCACTGATCATCGCCCACCGGGGGGCAAGCGCTCTGGTTCCAGAAAATACCTTGCCTGCGATCGAGAAGGCTCTCGACCTGCGCGTCGATGGCATCGAGCTGGACCTCTACCTGAGTAGAGATAGCCAGGTAATTATCAGCCACGATCCAGGCCCACTTCCCGGCAAGTGCAGGCTCAGGACAGCTTCCCTGCCTGCTGATCCCCCATTTTGGAGCAGTCTTACTCTGTCAGCAATTCAAGATAATTACATCGCAGATTGCAGCCTGGTAACGGTCCAGTTCAAGGAAGAAGGGCCACTTTATACCGGCAGGCTTGCACCGGAGATTATGAGAAATGTCCGCAGCATCTTTGCACCGCCGAGCCTCGATCAGGTCTTTGCGCTGTTGAGAGCCTACGCCAGTCTGGGGGCAGAGCAGACAGATTATCTGCAAAGACTGCGTCTATTTCTTGAAATAAAGCGCACGCCATTTTATGACCCGCTCTGGCTTGGCCCCGGCGCGGATCGCTTTGAGCAAAGTCTCATCGAGGCCGTCGAGCGCTGGCATTTCTGTGAGAATGTAATTGTTCTGTCCTTTACAGTTCGGGCACTTCAGACGATCAGCCAACACTGGAGTGCTCTGCAAACGGGTTTACTGACAGCCCATACACCCATCAATTTGCTTGCCGATACTCGATATTTGAAGACCCAAATATGGTGCCCGGCTTACCAGTCCCTCGATCGGGCCGCTGTCCTTCGGGCAAAGGACGCTGGTTTGCTGGTAATACCCTGGACTGTCAACTCTGTTGCCGAAATGAATATACTGATAGAATGGGGAGCGGACGGGATCATCGCTGACGCTGCTCACAGCCTGTTGGCGTTCTGGCGATAA
- a CDS encoding IPT/TIG domain-containing protein, giving the protein MERHWIARWALVLFLLGGIQLPLVAQTPPVLIDTNLPSGNLSQAYRYTFQVVGGTAPFSWSVSNGNLPSGLSLDGTSGRLEGTPSATTVATFTVQVQDSNGQTASRTFNLIVTTSGFQLQPTAAELVLLQGRTASLQLQVIGQPQTNNPIGFSLLSALPAGVVASFEPALLSGGDSNVNFVAAADTSAAAGVYPLRVSGVSPPDSQYASFNLIVRPPPPEIAGFSPPGGLPGTSVTVRGTQLQTATAVTIGGLRAPFTASGPNQLQLSVPRGARTGRIVVVTPAGSATSATDFLVPTFALSLQPGVATAQPGSQVLLKLVATGQVNNLVNLNVINLPDSWSAQFNPNYLDSQHRQANLLLQVPATSPLGNAAITVSAGIVQAAATVQVLTAPPRLTRLFPVQGPPGTVITLSGQNFQPGLRLRLGALELPIFSISSNRVQAQLPDGVASGRIQLVNPDGQTVSTSTVFAVLPRTGPPVLPPP; this is encoded by the coding sequence ATGGAGCGGCACTGGATAGCAAGATGGGCGCTCGTGCTGTTCCTGCTGGGGGGTATCCAGCTACCGCTCGTTGCCCAGACGCCCCCGGTACTCATCGACACAAATTTGCCGAGCGGCAACCTGAGCCAGGCGTATCGCTACACCTTTCAGGTGGTAGGCGGCACCGCCCCTTTTAGCTGGTCGGTGAGCAACGGCAATCTGCCCAGCGGCCTCAGCCTCGACGGTACGAGTGGGCGCTTGGAAGGAACGCCCAGTGCGACGACCGTCGCAACTTTCACCGTCCAGGTCCAGGACAGCAACGGTCAGACCGCCAGCCGCACCTTCAACTTGATCGTCACCACCAGCGGTTTTCAGCTGCAGCCGACCGCCGCAGAACTGGTACTTCTGCAGGGGCGCACCGCCAGTCTGCAACTGCAGGTGATTGGCCAGCCCCAGACCAACAACCCGATCGGCTTCAGTCTGCTCAGTGCTCTGCCTGCCGGGGTGGTGGCGAGCTTTGAACCGGCACTTTTAAGCGGCGGCGACAGCAATGTCAATTTTGTAGCGGCGGCGGATACGAGTGCGGCGGCGGGTGTCTATCCCCTGCGCGTCTCGGGGGTGAGCCCGCCCGATAGCCAGTACGCCTCTTTTAATCTGATCGTCCGGCCACCGCCCCCTGAGATCGCAGGCTTCAGCCCACCGGGAGGACTGCCGGGCACCAGCGTTACGGTTCGCGGAACGCAGTTGCAGACGGCAACCGCCGTTACTATTGGTGGCCTGCGCGCACCATTTACGGCCTCCGGCCCCAATCAGCTGCAGTTGAGCGTGCCGCGCGGCGCGAGGACTGGCCGGATCGTCGTCGTCACCCCCGCCGGAAGTGCCACCAGCGCTACGGACTTCCTCGTTCCGACCTTTGCCCTCAGTCTGCAACCGGGGGTGGCAACAGCACAGCCCGGTAGCCAGGTGCTGCTCAAGCTCGTCGCCACCGGCCAGGTCAACAATCTTGTCAACTTGAATGTGATCAACTTGCCCGACAGCTGGAGTGCCCAGTTCAATCCGAACTATCTCGACAGCCAGCACCGGCAGGCCAATTTGCTTCTGCAGGTACCGGCCACCTCGCCCCTCGGCAACGCAGCGATCACCGTGAGCGCGGGCATCGTCCAGGCAGCGGCGACCGTGCAGGTGCTGACTGCCCCGCCCCGGCTCACCCGGCTTTTTCCGGTGCAGGGTCCACCCGGAACGGTGATCACCCTGTCGGGCCAGAATTTTCAGCCCGGCCTGCGGCTGCGCCTCGGTGCTCTCGAACTACCCATTTTCTCGATTAGTAGCAACCGCGTTCAGGCCCAACTGCCAGACGGTGTGGCGAGCGGTCGCATTCAACTTGTCAACCCCGACGGCCAGACGGTGAGCACCAGCACGGTCTTCGCTGTCCTGCCGCGCACTGGCCCGCCGGTCCTGCCGCCGCCATAA
- a CDS encoding IscS subfamily cysteine desulfurase, whose product MNQVIYLDNQATTPVDPAVLEAMWPYFTEKFGNAASRSHPYGWEAEEAVELARTRVAAALHADGREIVFTSGATESNNLAIKGVAEAYRQKGNHLITVSTEHKCVLDSMSFLEHQGYRVTYLPVSAGGLIDPAQLAAAITPETILISVMFANNEIGVLQPVAEIGRIAKAHGVVFHTDAAQAVGKVPIDVQALGIDLLSISGHKLYGPKGIGALYVRRKNPRVSLTAQIHGGGHERGMRSGTLAVPLIVGLGTAVEQAVANLSAEAPRLRALRDRLLEQITGRLSGVIVNGSLDERLAGNLNLAFAGVEGTALLMGLADTVALSSGSACTSASLAPSHVLRALGLDDELAHASLRFGIGRFNTEADIERTSAKVVEVVNRLRELSPAWEAHLNRQAVASS is encoded by the coding sequence ATGAATCAGGTTATTTATCTCGACAATCAGGCCACCACCCCGGTCGATCCGGCTGTGCTGGAGGCGATGTGGCCCTACTTTACCGAAAAGTTTGGCAACGCAGCGAGCCGCAGCCATCCCTACGGCTGGGAAGCAGAAGAGGCGGTCGAACTGGCGCGCACGCGGGTTGCCGCTGCCCTGCACGCCGATGGGCGGGAGATCGTCTTCACGAGCGGTGCCACCGAATCGAATAATCTCGCGATCAAGGGGGTGGCCGAGGCGTACCGCCAGAAGGGCAACCACCTGATCACCGTGAGCACCGAGCACAAGTGCGTGCTCGACAGCATGAGCTTTCTTGAACATCAGGGCTACCGCGTCACCTATCTACCGGTCAGCGCCGGGGGGCTGATTGACCCGGCCCAACTGGCGGCGGCGATCACCCCCGAGACGATTTTGATCTCGGTGATGTTCGCCAACAACGAAATCGGTGTTCTGCAACCGGTGGCCGAAATTGGCCGGATTGCTAAGGCGCACGGCGTTGTATTTCATACCGACGCCGCCCAGGCGGTGGGCAAGGTGCCCATCGATGTGCAGGCACTGGGGATCGATCTGCTGTCGATTTCAGGCCACAAGCTCTACGGTCCCAAGGGCATCGGTGCGCTCTACGTGCGGCGCAAAAATCCGCGCGTCAGCCTCACTGCTCAGATTCACGGCGGCGGCCACGAGCGGGGGATGCGCTCGGGTACCCTGGCGGTGCCCCTCATCGTCGGTCTGGGAACAGCCGTAGAGCAGGCCGTCGCGAATCTATCTGCCGAAGCTCCGCGCCTGCGCGCCCTGCGCGACCGGCTACTTGAGCAGATTACAGGCCGTCTGAGCGGTGTCATCGTCAACGGCTCGCTCGATGAACGCCTCGCGGGCAACCTCAACCTCGCCTTTGCCGGCGTCGAGGGAACGGCGCTCCTGATGGGGCTGGCCGACACGGTCGCCCTTTCCTCCGGCTCGGCCTGTACCTCGGCGTCCCTCGCCCCAAGTCACGTGCTGAGGGCTCTGGGCCTCGACGACGAGTTGGCCCACGCCTCACTGCGCTTTGGAATTGGCCGCTTCAATACGGAGGCCGATATCGAGCGTACCAGCGCTAAAGTGGTGGAGGTGGTCAACCGCCTGCGCGAGCTGTCACCGGCCTGGGAAGCTCACCTCAACCGGCAGGCCGTCGCAAGTTCCTAA
- a CDS encoding RsmE family RNA methyltransferase, protein MRAPRLLIEPDQIEGKCAQLTAAQARYLRQVLRLRNGAKVTVANGQGQLWQAVLAGEFLQLAGPIAAEQTELATIATIACAVPKGDRWDWLLQKATELGVGRIVPLIAARSVVRPDAARHRRWQAIVREAAEQSERLILPVIELPADFAAFVATCQDEVRLVCTARGGRPSLLRFLPTPRITLVFGPEGGFEEAEVARARTAGFAECGLGKRILRAETAPLVALSWLAAWDEGLTEDA, encoded by the coding sequence GTGCGTGCCCCCCGCTTGCTGATCGAACCTGACCAGATTGAGGGCAAGTGCGCCCAGCTCACGGCTGCGCAGGCGCGCTATCTAAGGCAGGTGCTGCGGCTGCGCAACGGGGCAAAGGTGACGGTGGCTAACGGTCAGGGCCAGCTCTGGCAGGCGGTACTGGCGGGGGAATTTCTGCAGCTGGCCGGACCTATCGCCGCTGAGCAGACCGAACTTGCGACGATCGCGACGATCGCCTGCGCTGTGCCTAAAGGCGATCGCTGGGACTGGCTGTTGCAGAAGGCGACCGAGCTGGGGGTAGGGCGCATCGTGCCGCTCATCGCTGCCCGCTCGGTGGTCCGCCCGGATGCTGCCCGCCACCGGCGCTGGCAGGCGATCGTGCGCGAGGCCGCTGAGCAGTCGGAGCGGCTAATCTTGCCGGTGATCGAGCTGCCCGCCGATTTTGCTGCCTTCGTCGCCACCTGCCAGGACGAGGTGCGGCTGGTGTGTACGGCCCGTGGCGGGCGGCCATCGCTGCTCCGATTTCTGCCGACTCCCCGGATCACCCTCGTCTTTGGGCCGGAGGGCGGCTTCGAGGAGGCGGAGGTTGCTCGTGCCCGCACCGCCGGCTTCGCTGAATGTGGCCTCGGAAAACGCATCTTGCGTGCCGAAACTGCTCCGCTGGTGGCGCTGAGTTGGCTCGCCGCCTGGGATGAAGGGCTGACTGAGGACGCTTGA
- a CDS encoding acyl-CoA thioesterase has product MLSRRIEGLNERCAVAYEDISITLPVRPNDLDSFGHVNYAAFLEYMEAGRWAWLSHHFRRQNPGKILPVVARLEINYLREARLEPLQVLTQLEAAAESPYHVYFRQLVIVERDGRALSATEARVKMAFMHSLTRSLSTVQAFIEENQD; this is encoded by the coding sequence ATGCTTTCTCGTAGGATTGAGGGGCTGAACGAGCGCTGTGCTGTGGCCTACGAGGACATTTCGATCACCCTGCCGGTGCGTCCGAACGACCTGGACAGCTTTGGCCATGTCAACTACGCCGCTTTTTTAGAGTACATGGAGGCGGGGCGGTGGGCCTGGCTGTCGCACCACTTTCGCCGCCAGAATCCGGGCAAAATTCTACCGGTGGTCGCACGGCTTGAAATCAACTACCTGCGCGAGGCGCGCCTGGAGCCACTGCAGGTGCTCACCCAGCTTGAAGCGGCAGCGGAATCCCCCTACCACGTTTATTTTCGGCAACTGGTGATCGTCGAGCGCGACGGGCGGGCGCTCAGCGCCACCGAGGCCCGCGTCAAGATGGCCTTTATGCATTCGCTGACCCGCAGTCTCTCCACCGTGCAGGCTTTTATCGAAGAAAACCAGGACTGA
- the fbp gene encoding class 1 fructose-bisphosphatase, whose amino-acid sequence MNTSSLTPLSKGITLYQHILTQQVQQPEISGEFSGLMVQISLAAKLISRQLAQAGLVENVLGFTGETNVQGEQIRHLDQYANETFIRVFKDTNLVCLLVSEELEDPLPLSNSCPLGSYALIIDPVDGSSNIDVNVSVASIFSVQRRNPAAHDQMSGLLQKGTEQVAAGYVLYGPNTMLVYTSGQGVHGFTLDAGLGEFVLSHPNIQIPVRGEYYSINDAYSSDWQPAVGAFIDYLKQARSRGEKAYSARYIGSLAADFHRTLLTGGIFLYPGTVAKPKGKLRLLYEAQPLAFIAEQAGGRASTGSERILDIEPTSLHQRVPLILGSPHEVELAVAFFTDASPVRKAV is encoded by the coding sequence ATGAACACTTCTTCTCTCACTCCGCTTTCGAAGGGCATTACCCTTTACCAGCACATCCTGACCCAGCAGGTGCAGCAACCCGAAATAAGCGGCGAATTCAGCGGCCTGATGGTCCAGATCAGCCTGGCAGCCAAGCTGATCTCCCGCCAGCTGGCTCAAGCCGGCTTGGTCGAAAACGTCCTGGGATTTACCGGCGAGACGAATGTCCAGGGCGAGCAGATCCGCCACCTCGACCAGTACGCCAACGAGACGTTTATTCGCGTCTTCAAAGACACCAACCTCGTCTGTCTGCTCGTCTCCGAAGAACTCGAAGATCCGCTGCCTCTTTCTAATAGCTGTCCACTGGGCAGCTACGCCCTCATCATCGATCCAGTCGATGGTTCGAGCAACATCGATGTCAACGTCTCGGTCGCCTCGATCTTCTCGGTGCAGCGGCGTAACCCGGCGGCCCACGACCAGATGAGCGGCCTGTTGCAAAAAGGCACCGAGCAGGTGGCGGCAGGCTACGTGCTCTACGGCCCAAATACGATGCTTGTCTACACCAGCGGCCAGGGGGTCCACGGCTTTACCCTCGACGCTGGTCTGGGCGAATTTGTCCTCTCGCACCCGAATATCCAGATTCCGGTGCGCGGCGAGTATTACAGCATCAACGACGCCTACTCCAGCGACTGGCAACCCGCCGTCGGTGCCTTTATCGACTATCTCAAGCAGGCCCGCTCGCGGGGCGAAAAAGCCTACTCCGCCCGCTACATCGGTTCGCTCGCCGCTGACTTTCACCGCACCCTGCTCACCGGGGGCATCTTTCTTTACCCTGGCACCGTGGCCAAGCCCAAGGGCAAGCTGCGACTGCTCTACGAAGCACAGCCGCTGGCCTTCATCGCCGAGCAGGCGGGCGGGCGGGCCAGTACCGGCAGCGAGCGCATCCTCGACATCGAACCCACCTCGCTGCACCAGCGCGTGCCGCTGATTCTAGGTAGCCCCCACGAAGTCGAGCTGGCCGTCGCCTTCTTTACCGACGCTTCTCCTGTCCGAAAGGCTGTCTAG
- a CDS encoding response regulator: MEPIRIVLVEDHDLTRAGLRMALSQYPNVKLLAEASTGETGVKLIEQMRPDLAIVDVGLPGIDGVEVTRRAKAEFPELLVLILTMRDDAETVLAAFASGADSYCMKDIASKDLLGVIEKTHEGTSYIDPAIAGVVLNDLRSRSAHSATGGRQTSIQAADPELTQILEASPLTERELEVLQLIVKGHSNEGIAQELYITVGTVKTHVRNILSKLCADDRTQAAVLALRSGLVR, from the coding sequence ATGGAACCAATCCGCATCGTCCTTGTCGAAGATCATGATCTGACCCGCGCTGGCCTGCGCATGGCTCTCAGTCAGTATCCCAACGTCAAGTTGCTCGCCGAGGCATCTACGGGCGAGACGGGCGTCAAGCTCATCGAGCAGATGCGCCCGGATCTGGCGATCGTCGATGTCGGGCTACCCGGCATCGATGGCGTCGAGGTGACCCGCCGCGCCAAGGCGGAGTTTCCAGAGCTGCTGGTTTTGATTCTCACCATGCGCGACGATGCCGAGACGGTGCTCGCCGCCTTTGCCTCGGGGGCTGACTCTTACTGCATGAAGGACATCGCCTCCAAAGATCTGCTGGGTGTAATCGAGAAGACCCACGAGGGTACCAGCTACATCGACCCGGCCATCGCCGGTGTCGTGCTCAACGACCTGCGCTCGCGCTCCGCCCACTCCGCTACCGGTGGCCGCCAGACCTCGATTCAGGCCGCCGATCCGGAGCTGACGCAAATTCTCGAAGCTTCGCCCCTCACCGAGCGCGAACTGGAGGTGCTGCAGCTCATCGTCAAGGGCCACTCCAACGAGGGCATCGCCCAGGAACTCTACATCACTGTGGGCACCGTCAAAACCCATGTCCGCAATATCTTGAGCAAGCTGTGTGCCGACGACCGTACCCAGGCGGCGGTGCTTGCCCTGCGCTCTGGACTGGTACGCTAG
- a CDS encoding HesB/IscA family protein — protein MTSSSTTTPRRLPRRGIQMTENALAEVRRLCEGRSEDLILRVGVKGGGCSGLTYTMDFEDAANIGERDEVFDHDGFKLVSDKKSLLFLYGLVLDYSDELLGGGFQFNNPNAERTCSCGSSFSA, from the coding sequence ATGACTAGCAGCAGCACGACTACTCCCCGCCGTCTACCCAGGCGCGGTATCCAGATGACCGAGAACGCCCTCGCCGAGGTGCGCCGCCTGTGCGAAGGCCGAAGCGAGGATCTGATCTTGCGCGTCGGTGTCAAGGGCGGCGGCTGCTCCGGGCTCACCTACACGATGGACTTTGAGGATGCCGCCAACATCGGCGAGCGCGACGAAGTCTTCGACCACGACGGTTTCAAACTGGTGAGCGACAAAAAGAGCCTGCTTTTTTTGTATGGCCTGGTGCTCGACTACAGCGACGAGCTGCTGGGCGGTGGCTTCCAGTTCAACAATCCCAACGCCGAGCGCACCTGCTCCTGCGGCAGTTCCTTCTCAGCCTAG
- a CDS encoding DUF760 domain-containing protein yields the protein MLVPFDPDRADSNGERPTENKLQRYLQRQSPELLAQIAQSITPEVQQLIAGNIQGLMGSLPSTQFSVQVTTNRDSLSSLLASAMMTGYFLRNVETRMELESQLNSAIGEAEES from the coding sequence ATGCTTGTCCCCTTCGATCCTGACCGCGCCGATTCTAACGGCGAGCGACCCACCGAAAACAAGTTGCAGCGCTACCTGCAGCGGCAATCGCCCGAGTTGCTCGCTCAGATCGCCCAGTCGATTACCCCCGAGGTGCAGCAATTGATCGCAGGCAACATCCAGGGCCTGATGGGCTCGCTGCCCAGTACCCAGTTCAGCGTCCAGGTCACCACCAACCGCGATAGCCTCTCTTCGTTGCTCGCTTCGGCGATGATGACCGGCTATTTTTTGCGCAACGTCGAGACGCGCATGGAACTGGAAAGCCAGCTCAACTCGGCCATCGGTGAAGCTGAAGAATCGTAG